Part of the Rhodococcus sp. OK302 genome is shown below.
TCTTTTCTCGGTGCCACTATCGTCCTCACCGCCAGCCAGTACATGGCGACCCCCGAACAGGCCGGGTACGGATTCGGAATGTCCGCTTTCACCATCGGTCTGTACTTCCTTCCCCTCGGAATCATCATCGGTTTCGGCGGCCTGACAATCCGACCAGTGATGCAGCGTCTTGGACTACGCAACACTTCCGCCCTTGGTGGCGCGATTACGACGATCTCCTTCATCTGGTTTGCACTCGACGGCAACCCGACGACAACGAAGTACTTGATCATCTTGATCTGCTGGGGCCTTGCATACGTCCTAACTGTTTCTTCGGCGGCTGCTGCCTACATGCGAGCTTCTCGCCCCGGAGAAGAGGGAATGATCGCCGGCGGAGCGCGTGTCGTCGCGACTGGGCTCAACGGTCTCGGACCGGCGATCGTCTCAGCTTTGCTGACTGCAGCGTTCATTCCGAAGACGCATGTACCCGTAGCCGGGAATTACAATAACGTCTGGTGGTTCATCGCAGCCTGCGGTGTGCTCGTCGTCGCGGTAAGCCTTTTGATCCGACAGACCGCTGCCCGGACAGACCTCGCGTCGAACGCAGTATTTGCCGACGATGCCGATCGCACGATCACCAAATCGAGCGCCTGACACAGATCACCATCCGCTGAACAGGTGGGCCTCCCGTAGTGCTGCAGAAGACAGCAGCACTACGGGAGGCCACTCTGCGGTAGATCGATGCTAGGTAGTCTCATTCAGACTGAGCAGCCAAGAACAAACCTGCGCACTACCATCCGCCGAGCACACGACTCGGACTCGGTCGCGTCGATGGGTCCGACCGGCAATTGCCAGCAAAATGCGGTCATCGAATCATATTGGAACGGAACGCAAACCGGCACTTCAATCGAAAAAGATGGAAGACAGGATCGAATTCGCCAACTTTGCGTTCGATTACCGTGAGATCAACGCAGCCGCAGGCATCGGCGCATCCCCTCACGGGATGCTGACACCGATCAAGTTCACGAACATCCCTTTCAAGCCCGAATCATGCTCTGACGACGGATCGAACCATGGCCTGAAGTCAAATATCACGAGCTCAACGAAACTCGGGCCACATCATCTCCGGACCCTCCGGTGCGAATCACCTCAACAAAAATTTCTCATCTATGAATCTTGTTCACTGCATGTTTGGCCTTCGATCGTTAATCGAGTCACCTTAGGCAGGCATTCGAGCGAAATGCCATTGAGAGACTCGATAGTGTATTCACATGGAAAGACGAAGGACACAAGCCGAACGGACAGCGGAGTCACGGCGCCGGTTGATTGATGCCGCCATCGAACTGTTGGCCACTCGCGGTTATGCACGGACCAGCCTTGCCGCGATCGGAGAGACTGCGGGAGTCAGCCGCGGATTGGTCACCCACCACTTCGGGTCCAAAGAGCAGTGCATCGTCGAAGTCGTTAGACACATCCGTCTGTTAATCGAGGCCGATCTCCTCAAACCCCGCGAATTACGGGGCATGGAGGCAATCGAGAACCTCATCCGAACGTACCTAAAGGAAACGTGGCCGGAGTCGTATGCCGCGCGGGCGTTATTGGTCGTGATCGTTGAGGCTCTGACCGCGGGTCCAGATCTGCTGCACGCTGTCTCTGAAAACAACGTCGCCATCCGGACGATGATCGTCAACTCGCTGGAAGAGGCGGTCGAACTCGGCCAAATACCTCAGGTGAGCGACCCTGAGAGTGCGGCAGTGGTCGTCTCGGGGATTCTTCGTGGCGTCTTAATTCAAGTTCTCCTGGATCCCGAGCATGTCGATCGCGAAACGGCAATCAAGGCGTCGATCGAATTGACTCGTGCAGCACTGGTGAACAGCTGACTCGAACCTTCTAGATAACTTCCGAACATCGGGGCCTTTAACCAAGCCTCGATCCACCATCAACTACCCGGCCCTGAAGGGCCAGGTTTCCGCCGATATTGCTGATGAAATTCCCAAGTAGCGGAGTGTCAGAAAGTGCTCCCTGAACTGACAATTTCTCGATCACCACGCCGAAAGTCGCCTCCGGAGCGGCAAATCTCGCACCGAAACTGTCGGCGCTGATCGCACTGATGTGTGCCGGTATCGACGACATCGACCTACGCCGATCCAACTTAATGCAACACCTCTTCGGCAACGCCTCGCACCCTCGACGGCGGGAAGGCTACTGCGCGAGTTCACATTCGAACACAATCGCTATCTCGAATCGGCACCACGCCGGCACCTCGTAGCACTCGCAAACCACGCCGGGATCCCCCGGTGTCGCTGACCGCCCTGTCATCGACACCGACTCACTTGTACGCGCCGTCTACGGACACGCCAAACAAAGAACTGGTGCGTGCAGCCACGAACGATCATGGAAGATGTGTTTCCCGACCTGATCTCGGACCGCTGGCGCACATGCCGTCCGGATCGTCCAGAGCCAACTTGATGTGGATCCTGTTCGCTCCGATCGACCACAGAATGCTCCGCGTGTCCGGGTCTACGCTGCCCCGAAAGATCGTCAACGTTCCTGCCCGAATGACACGCCCACAGCGCTTTTCGATACTTCGACCCCCGACGTACGGGCAATGCCGGATACGTGGCTTCGACTGTAGGACAACAGTATCGGCACCTGTCCACCTTCCCGCTGACCACTCTGCCATCCCAGACCCGACCGAGGATCTTGGAATGCTGGAGAGAGCAGCCGTTATCGCCTGCGCAAACACCCAGAAATGGATATCGCAAACTCGAATGGGATCAGGAAGCCGAAAAGATACTTGTTGTCCGACGAACAAATGTGTAGCGTGGGTCACGACACAGTTGGAAGCCCCTCCCCCGAGCAAGGGCATCAAATAAGGAGACACATGGCACCCGAAGCTGGTCCTCTCGTTCTCAGCGAACAAATCGACCACCACATCACCGTCATCACTATCAATCGACCCGAACGACGAAACTCGTTCGACGGCGCTACAGCGAAAGCCATGGAAGAAGCCATGGACGCCTTCGAGTCGGATAGCGATTCCCGCGTTGCCATCATCAGAGGCGCCGGCTCTTCTTTCTCCGCGGGGCAGGACCTCAAAGCCGCAGCCCTAGGAGACTTCGGCACAACAGAGCGTCGCGGCGCATTCGGAGTAATGGGGCAACGCCCCTCAAAGCCACTGATCGCAGCAGTCGAAGGGCACGCCCTCGCAGGAGGATTCGAGTTGTGTTTGGCCTGCGATCTGATCGTCGCGTCCAATGACGCGACGATGGGAATCCCCGAAGCAGCAAAGGCGCTCGTAGCGGTGGGTGGAGGCCTCTTTCGCCTCCCCAAGCGCATGCCTTACCACCTCGCCATGGAACTGGCTCTGACCGGCGAACCCCGATCTGCCTCCTACTTCGCACAGTGGGGCTTGGTCAACTACGTCGTCGAAACCGACTCTGTCTTCCCAACTGCGGTCGAACTCGCCCGCAAAATCGTCGCATCCGGTCCCCTCGCGGTCAAAGCCAGCACCGAAATCGTGCGACGCGCATACGACTGGACCGAAGAGACTGCATGGACGCGACAGCACGACTATGCCGGCCCTGCAATCAAGTCCGAAGACACGCAAGAAGGCATCCGAGCCTTCCTCGAAAAGCGTGACCCCGTCTGGAAAGGACGCTGACATGAACTTCACTCCCACACTCACCTCCGAACTATTGCGGGGCAAAGTGGCTCTGGTTACCGGCGGTGCGCAGGGAATTGGACGCGCGACCGCGGAGACTTTGGCCGCGAATGGTGCTTCTGTATGCATCGCCGATGTCGATCCGGCAAGAGCAGAGGCCGCGAAAGCCGAAATCGGCGGCGACACTTCGATCTTCGCCGGTGACCTGGTGGACCCCGCGGTTCCGGATGCGCTGATCGAGCACGTAATTCGTACGCACGGTCAACTCGATATCATCGTCAATGGCGCTGGCTACTCCTGGGACGCTCCGGTTCACCGGATGTCCGACGACCAGTTCCAAGCGATGCTCGACATCCATTTGCTCGCACCTTTTCGAATTCTGCGGGCCGCAGCACCCCACTTTCGCGACTCCGCAGCCAACGGCAGCGGCCGCACCCACGCTCGCAAGGTCGTCAATGTCGCCTCGCTCTCCGCGTCCTGGGGCAACCACGGTGCAGCGAACTATGCCGCGGCCAAAGCTGGCTTGGTCGGACTGACCCGGACACTCGCCTCCGAATGGGGTCGATTCAACGTCACCGTGAATGCAGTCTCCTTCGGAATCATCCAGACCCGCCTCGGCGCTCCCCTGTCCTCCAACGAGACGATCAAGACCGGTGGCCGCGAGATCCCACTCGGAATTCCCGACAAAACTTTGACCGCGCTCGGACTCGACACGAATTCCCCGGATATCTTTGCCGCGCAACCACTACAAAGGGCGACCCTCGGGCGCACGGGCACTATCCAGGAAGCTGCTGATGCCATCTTCTGGCTGGCATCACCCCTTTCCGACTACGTCACCGGACAGGTAATTGCGGTAAGCGGCGGATCCCGCGGGGGCTTCGACTGAGTCAGCCACGAGAGACAACTTTCCGTGCCTATCAAACTTGACCTCGCCATCGCGGATTGAGGCCAGGTCTCGGAGGAGACTTCATGATTACCAGTCAACGCAGTGGCATCTCGTTTGCGCCAGAGAACACCGGCACCATCTGTGCCATTGAAGACGACCGTGCACTGACATGGTCTGAACTAGATGACCTGTCGAATCGATTCGGCTCATCGCTCGAGCGTTTCGGGATTCGCCCCGGTGACGTCGTGGCTATCCGGCTTCACACTCGAATCGAATGGCTCATCGTCAATCTTGGCATCGCCAAGGTCGGCGCCATTGCAGTCGCGGTCAACTTCAAGCTTGCCCCTCCAGAGTCGACGTACATTCTCAAAGACTGCAAGGTCCGCGCCGCTATTGTCGACGATGCCGATCCCACGCCTCTAGTGGAGGCCTGGTCCGAACTGGATTTGGCCGCAATCATTACTCTCGACCAGCGAGTGGCCGGAGCGCACCTCTTCGAAGACCTTCTTACGGAGGGAAAGCCCGAAGCACGCCAAGCCGATGATTTCGCGCCGATCATCATCTATTCCTCGGGTACCACTGGTGCTCCCAAGGGCGCACCACTGGGCGAGTGGCAGTCCACACCTGATTCGGACGTTCGGCGAGACTACTCGCTGTCGGTGAACTTCGATGGCGCCGTCGCTGGATCCGGTTCGTCGATGTTGATCAACCTTCCGATGCATCACGGCGCGGGACCCGGGTATACACGGTCGACCTTGCTGGCTGGCGGGATGGTGATCTTTCAACGCCGATTCGATCCCGAAGACGTGCTGCGACTCATCGAGCTACATCAGGTCACCCACTGGATCGCCGTGCCAACGATGCTGCAGCGAGTACTGAGCCTTCCGGAGGAGACACGTTCCCACTACGACACATCCAGTATGAAGTTCATTCTGGGAGGGGCTGCACCGTTCGCCCCTCATCTGAAAGAACAGATCACGGACCTTTTCGGCGAAGTGCTCCATGAGATCTACGGTTGCACTGAAGCCGGGATGATGAGCGGGGCAACACCGAACGATCTGCGTGAGAGGCCCACTACCAGCGGCCGCGCGTTCCGTCATGTAGATCTAAAGATTGTCGACGAAGTTGGAACGGAACTGCCCGCGGGCTCGACGGGTGAGATTGTCGCACGGACTCCAGTAGTGATCCGTGGATACATCGGCAGAGGCCCGTTGGAGTCGGGCAAGGTCCTTCCCGGAGGGTTCTACCGAACGGGCGATGTCGGTCACCTCGATGAGGACGGCTACTTGTACATCTACGATCGGATCACCGACATGGTGATCGCGGGTGGCGCCAATATCTACCCCGCCGAGATCGAAGCAGTACTCGACACTCACCAGGATGTTGAACTCTCTGCCGTCGTTGGAGTTCCTCATGACGAGTTGGGCGAGCAGCCGGTGGCCGCGATTCAGCTCAGACCGGGCGCGTCACTGACGGCGGACGAACTGCTGAGCTATTGCAACGGTCGGCTGGCGAAATACAAGTGGCCACGCGAGTTTCACTTCGTGGATCAAATTCCGGTCAGTCCAATGGGAAAACTCCTCAAGCGTGAACTTCGAAAGGATCTACTGTGACATCCTCCGACCTATTGAACCTGTCAGGCCGTGTCGCCCTCGTGACCGGCGCAGGGCAGGGCGTTGGACGCCAAATCGCTAGCACTCTAGCCGATTTCGGCGCCAAAGTGATTGTGAATGACTTCGATCTCGACCGCGCGAAACAGGTCGCCGACGA
Proteins encoded:
- a CDS encoding crotonase/enoyl-CoA hydratase family protein, which encodes MAPEAGPLVLSEQIDHHITVITINRPERRNSFDGATAKAMEEAMDAFESDSDSRVAIIRGAGSSFSAGQDLKAAALGDFGTTERRGAFGVMGQRPSKPLIAAVEGHALAGGFELCLACDLIVASNDATMGIPEAAKALVAVGGGLFRLPKRMPYHLAMELALTGEPRSASYFAQWGLVNYVVETDSVFPTAVELARKIVASGPLAVKASTEIVRRAYDWTEETAWTRQHDYAGPAIKSEDTQEGIRAFLEKRDPVWKGR
- a CDS encoding SDR family NAD(P)-dependent oxidoreductase, encoding MNFTPTLTSELLRGKVALVTGGAQGIGRATAETLAANGASVCIADVDPARAEAAKAEIGGDTSIFAGDLVDPAVPDALIEHVIRTHGQLDIIVNGAGYSWDAPVHRMSDDQFQAMLDIHLLAPFRILRAAAPHFRDSAANGSGRTHARKVVNVASLSASWGNHGAANYAAAKAGLVGLTRTLASEWGRFNVTVNAVSFGIIQTRLGAPLSSNETIKTGGREIPLGIPDKTLTALGLDTNSPDIFAAQPLQRATLGRTGTIQEAADAIFWLASPLSDYVTGQVIAVSGGSRGGFD
- a CDS encoding class I adenylate-forming enzyme family protein; protein product: MITSQRSGISFAPENTGTICAIEDDRALTWSELDDLSNRFGSSLERFGIRPGDVVAIRLHTRIEWLIVNLGIAKVGAIAVAVNFKLAPPESTYILKDCKVRAAIVDDADPTPLVEAWSELDLAAIITLDQRVAGAHLFEDLLTEGKPEARQADDFAPIIIYSSGTTGAPKGAPLGEWQSTPDSDVRRDYSLSVNFDGAVAGSGSSMLINLPMHHGAGPGYTRSTLLAGGMVIFQRRFDPEDVLRLIELHQVTHWIAVPTMLQRVLSLPEETRSHYDTSSMKFILGGAAPFAPHLKEQITDLFGEVLHEIYGCTEAGMMSGATPNDLRERPTTSGRAFRHVDLKIVDEVGTELPAGSTGEIVARTPVVIRGYIGRGPLESGKVLPGGFYRTGDVGHLDEDGYLYIYDRITDMVIAGGANIYPAEIEAVLDTHQDVELSAVVGVPHDELGEQPVAAIQLRPGASLTADELLSYCNGRLAKYKWPREFHFVDQIPVSPMGKLLKRELRKDLL
- a CDS encoding TetR/AcrR family transcriptional regulator; translation: MERRRTQAERTAESRRRLIDAAIELLATRGYARTSLAAIGETAGVSRGLVTHHFGSKEQCIVEVVRHIRLLIEADLLKPRELRGMEAIENLIRTYLKETWPESYAARALLVVIVEALTAGPDLLHAVSENNVAIRTMIVNSLEEAVELGQIPQVSDPESAAVVVSGILRGVLIQVLLDPEHVDRETAIKASIELTRAALVNS